The Oryza brachyantha chromosome 7, ObraRS2, whole genome shotgun sequence genomic interval AGTCTTCGTCTCCGTGGAACAGTCCAAGGTAGGAGgagcgttttttttttttttttttttttgggcaacATCGTGTTTGTATATTCTTGGTAAAGAATCCTCTCATTTTCTTTCGTAGTGGTGCCATTGGTAGAAGCTGCTAGTGAGAATGTATATCCCTTTCCTTTTCATCTTCCATTCGGTTTTGCTGTTGCATGCGGCAGCCTCTTTTGGTTGTGATTTTTGTAAAATGCTTTTTGTAATCTATTGTATGTAACACGAGTTGGGGGATCATAATCACTGGCACTCGTTTCTGGTGTCTTtccaatatatattgtgtttCTTTTATTGGTGGGGCATCGGTGATCTCCAGCACTATTCTTttcagtgttttttttaaaaaaaaattagggttGATTGATGCTCCAGCGGGGCAGATACAGTTGATCAACGCTTGATTGATGCTTTCGTTCGAGTGAACTTCACTtcggggaaaaaagaaaatagcgTCGGTTATCAACTAGGTGTGTTTGAAGGTGTGATAAGATAATTAAGGATGATCGCTAGTAAACTATTAATTGAGTACTCTTAACTActgtaaacttaaaaaataggttagtgtaatttttaaagtaacttttaagtagatttttttagttcgCTATTTTACAAAGTTATTTTCGTTGAAAATAGCGCCTATGTGGTGCTATTAGAACATCCACGGTATATATCAAAAGTGATACATATAACTCTATATAGACTACTTTATTATTgtgaaaaaatgtattaatgCATAAAATATGATGAGCTATCTTTAGCTACAGGAACTATCCatatagattaaaatatattatctcttctctcttgtgAGAGAGCAAGAGATAGCTAGAACTAATGAATGTGATCAGTAGGTTCTTGTGTTCATTGCTATCTACGATGTAAATTTTAATGGTTTTGCCGACCTGGAGAGATAAAATATCCCGGGGGGCTGAATCAGATCCAGCCTCTCCTCTAGTCTCTTCTATCACAGCGACGAGCCGATGACCAGCGGTCGCCGCCATTAGCCGTGTGCCGCCGTCAACGTGCTCCCGCCATCGCCACTTCTCCCGTCGTCGGCCCAGCTCGTGCTTCCCTCGTCCTCAGCCAAGCTCTCGCATTTCccgctctcgccgtcgccctagCGCCCGCTTccccctcgccctcgccgaagCACCGTCGCCCCCCGCCTCAGTGCCACCGCCTCGCCCCCGACGACCCTGTTGCCCCTGCCTCAGTGCTGGCCGGCCGCTTCAACACGGGGGAGAGAAATTGGAGAAGATGGAACAGACCGACGGGGTGATGCCTCATCTCTTCATGGAATAGAACAGGGGTATTTTCGTCTCTCCTGGTCAGCAAAACCATTAAAATTGGCTAGATTGGTCGAAACGCTTTGGAGTGACATTTTAACTGTACAAATCTGCGAAGTTGcattttgacaaaattaactattaggaGTGACATAATGTCTAATTTCTCCACTCGAGGTAGAGCAGTGCTAAGAAAACATACGTTGTAATCCTGATTTTAAACGTTTCTTCCATCAATACATTACTCAGCTGCCATCAACTGAGCATATATACACAATCTACCAAGTATTTCCACGCGAAAAATCCATGTCAAGCTGTCGAGCCTTTATAACACGATCGCATCACGAGCAACAGTTCATGAAACGAAATCTACTTGACCGTACACTTTATTCACTATAGATGTATGCACATGCGACTTGCATGCCCCTCACTGGACGGGTATAAATGCAGTAAAAACTAATGTGCCCAGAAAATATGATTACATAGTGCAAGAATCCTGTACAGGAATGGAGAAGTTTAGAAGTGGGTCTTCACTGCCTCTGCAACCTAGCGTCAGCAAACCAATTTACAGGGGACGGTTACCTAGGCCGTGCAAGGGCGTAAAGAAGAATCCTCCACGAATCATGCGAACTCGTTTCAAAAGATGCCTTGGGCAGAAGAGCTCCCACAAAATCGCGGTCACGGGGGGCACTTCGGTGCTTCACAAGTATgccagttatttttttttcccttgatgCTGTCCCAGGACAAAATCACTTGGAAAGTATCAAAGAAAGAACACCTTCCTGCTGTCTAATCTGATCACTTGGCCGATTGTACTGTTGTTGCTCGTTTGGCAAGTACTCTTTCAAACTCGGCGCAAGCTTCAGGCGAGTCTTCTTCACTGGGTGGTACCAGTTGCCAGAAGAGTGGCAAATATGCCTCCCATTCTCTCAAAATTTTGGCACCTTTCTCGCTGCCTGTTTTTTCCTGCAAAAGGAACATTTACTGTTAGCGAAATGGGAAACGAACATATAGTCGGCGCTATATTTTCCAAAGTGACTTTTTCACTTACAACGTAAGCCTCAATTAAGCTCTTCAGCTGCATCTGCCCCGCTGGAGCATTCACTCTCTGCATCTTGACAATCTCCTTGTTGACCTAAGAAAACACGACGCACTGTCAATTTTTTCCTTAACAATGACCTTCCTTCCTACACGAACAATATACTCAAGTAatgaaatactccctccgtcctaaatgtttgacaccgttgacttttaatacacgtttgacccttcgtcttattcaaaaaaatatactttgatgcatatatatatatatatatgtatataactttacatattttacaaaagaatttgaataaaacgaatggtcaaacatgtgttaaaaagtcaatggcgtcaaacatttagggatggaggtagtagttaaTAAAAGCAATCACTTAAAGGAGATGATAACATTGCCGTATTAAGATCAGAACAAGTAGACCTTTCGAATCATCATTCCCTCTACTACTGTAGAATCATGAAAAACGTATTGTTCTGAGTCCTATCTTAATGCAAAGCACGAAACAAAAGCCTAAGTCCCAActgatatatgtatatgtgcaTGTTATCTGGCTAGTGAAATTAGAAGTTTCAAGGTTATGAACCTTTGGGACGAGTGTATCATCCTCATCTAGAATATAGGCAAGGCCACCCGTCATTCCAGCTGCAACGTTCCTCCCAACTCTGCCGATCAAGAAATATCCATGTATCAGGACAAACCAAGGTGATTCTCAAAATGAGAAATCCTGCATGCGGTACTTACTTGCCAAGTACAACTACACAGCCACCAGTCATATACTCGCAGCAATGATCTCCCGTGCCCTCAACCACTGCTTCACCAAGAGAGTTTCTAACTGCAAATCTTTCACCTGTTTTGCCTCTCACAAATACCTGACCACCAGTAGCTCCATACAGACAAGTGTTTCCAACTATAGCAGCATCCTCAGGAACGAATCCTGTTTTATCTACAGGAACTACAACCAACTCTCCACCTGCCATAccctgcatttttttaattaaaaaagggCATCATAAATCTGATAAGGCACAATTTCCAATAGTGCTGTAATGTAAATATTAGATACCTTTCCCACATAATCGTTGGCCTCTCCAACTAGTCGAATATTCATTCCAGGAGTAAGAAAACATCCAAAGGACTGCCCTGCACTTCCAGTAAACCTAAAAGCAACAAATCATTACGATCCTTCATAAGAGAAACTAAGAAAGCAAAAAATCATTATGATCCACCATAAGAGTAAAATGGTTGACATACGTAATGTTGAGCTGGCCTGCAAAGCCTGTGTCACCATATTTCTTGGCAATGACACCTGCTACCCGACCACAGACAGCCCTATcaacattataaatttgaaatgtcTTGGAGACCTCCTTTTCATTCTCAATTGCATCAGTTATCTGCaaaatagaatatatataagtaatgCTGCAACATTAAGCAAGCTACAACTACATGTTTCGCTTTAATAATACAATTAAGGATATCGATCATGAAAACTATTTTCTGGTTTCAAGATGACCAAATAGCAGAGTCAAGTATTACTTTGATTAACACAAACCAGTCACTAGGGAAATTAATGTAAGTGACAAAGGAATAGAAAAGATTACATCAGGATCTGCAAGGATAGTCTCATCAAGAATAGGGCCATTAGTGTGGACTTCTTGACTCCTTATCTGAGAGCTACTCCATTTGGGTAACCCAGCACTCTGAAACAATAAGATTGATTACTATAACAAGATATGGTTGAAATGCCAACTgttcaaataaaaatgacaGTAAACTCTGTACCGATAAGAGGTATTTAAGGTCAATGTGTTGAGTCTTTGCCAAAGAGACATGCTTTGCTTTAAGCAAATCTGTTCGCCCAATTATGTCATCAAGCTTTTCAAAACCCAACTGAGCCAGTGTCGCTCGTACCTGGATAATTTAAGCGAACAAAACACAAAGTTGATTTGTGCaaaataagatatatcacaCAGCAAGAATTGTATTCACTACCTCTTCTGCAACAGCAATAGTAATGTGAATGAAGCCATACCTCTTCTGCGACAAAGAGGAAGTAGTTCACAAGATCACCAGGAACACCAGGAAATCTAGCACGAAGTTCTTCTCTCTGCAGGTACACAGAATGTAGGATCAATGTATGTCAATCTTCTAAGGCTCTATGTAGAGATAGAGCCTCAAAAGGAACAAAAAACAATTGTATTGTACCTGACTAGCAACTCCAACTGGGCAATTGTTTGTGTGGCAAATGCGTGCCATGACACATCCAGTAGCTATCATAGCCACAGAACCAAAACCATATTCATCGGCGCCCATGGTAGCGGCCATAAGGACATCTAGGCCACTTCTGAATCCACCATCCACCCTAAGTACCACCCTCTCTCTCAATCCATTTTGTATAAGTGTCTGGACAAAAGCTAACTAGCATTAGAACAACGAAGATGACTCAATAGGGTAATAATAAGcacatagatgaaacaaaccTGGTGTGTTTCTGAAAGACCAAGTTCCCAAGGACCCCCAGCATGCTTGATTGAACTAATTGGGCTAGCCCCAGTGCCACCATCATGGCCCGATATCTGTGTGACAGAAATACACATTTTCCAAATATAAGTTTCCATATCTTATACAAATGCTGCAATACTATCTGCCTTGGAGCAAAAGGCTAtaaattatactccctccctccaaAAGTGTTGAACGTCTAAGATTTTTCACCGAGACCAAGGGGAACACTAActtctttgatttatttattcatttgtatCAATTAAGCCGCATCGTCGCTTCGCTTGCTCCTGTTATCGCGCACGCGCAACCAACGTCCTCGCCCATTGTGTGCACCTTCATGCTCGCTATCGGACTCAGCGACCGCTGCTTCATCGCCACCCTGGCTATCACGCTCGGATCCGGTGGCCTGGCTGCATCATCGCCCTCACCTGTGCTCCCGCTGACCTCATCCACGCTCTTGGACTTGGCTTTCATGGCTGTGTCACCACCCTCGCGCTCGCTCTCGGTGACCGCCTCATCACTCGATGGCCATTTGATGTAGCGGATGAGCTGTTCATCCATCTTGCCATCGTTTGGCTTGTGCAGCACCAGTGACTGAGTGGAAGTGCTTGAGGAGATGTTATGATCAGTCCGTCACTTTGATTGAAACCATGCATGCTCCTTGCACACCAGTTACTGCTCGGCTGCCTGGCTGCTCAGGTCACGCAAGGTCAAATTAACCTAGCCACAAAAACGAACAGCCCCACGGCTGCTCCTTCCAGGCACGACCAGAAAACGTAAATTTCTTTTGGAAAAACTACAAATCCTTATATGTTCAGCACTTTTGGATGAAGGGAGTAATGTTCAGTACATTCATTCAATTCATACATTAGTTCAGTATCTTCATTGGTATGGATATTTTTGGAAGACCATCATGCGCTACACTACTGAGATTCTGGGAACATTTTAgtaaatttctccaaaaaaaatcccccaAATCTCTAACAGCTTGTTGGACACATTTTTCACTATATAGTGGTGTTTGTCAGAAAGTACTCCATGTTGGACAATGCATTTCAGTAAAAATATAGCTAACCAATATCTCGAGAAAGGAATCAATATATCTCAATCTAGAGAAAAATAACTACAAAAGGAAGTTCTATTATTGTGAATACCATAACATAAAGCCAAATCATGTAGcataaaataacaaataaaaccAATGCAACCTGATGAGGGATAGCATTGTAGCTAAgagttataattaatattagaaaaataaaaggtagtTGAATAGCAGTCAACCATAGTAAGAGTGAACTTAATGAATACACAAACAAAAGTTTAACCAACCTGAATTATGTCTGCGTTTCCTTTAGATACTCCAGAAGCTACAGTTCCAATTCCTGCTTCAGCTACAAGCTTTACAGATACCTTCGCTTTAGGATTGATCTGTCCCCCACCagatattgaaaaaaatgtctTGGTAAGTGCCAGGGAATGCACCAGATTGTCTTAAGTACAAAAAACCATATTCAACAACATCACTACTTCACATATCAGACATATCAACTGTAAGTAACAAAAGGGCTCCTATCCTTGCAAGCGACAGCAAACTTTTATTCTAAAGTTAGTAATTCTCCATAGCACCAACAATATTTCTAGTTGCCATTACACCAATATTTAGAGAAAACAAACCTGATGGAGATCATAAATTAACTGTGCGAGATCCTCGATGGAATAGATGTCATggtggggaggaggggatATGAGAGGAACTCCAGGTTTGGAGTTTCTCAACCGAGCAATGTATGCACTGACTTTTTTCCCCGGAAGTTGGCCCCCTTCACCAGGCTTCGCCCCTTGTGCAATCTTGATCTCAATTTGTTCAGCATTTACTAAAAATGTTGGTGTAACCCCAAAACGTCCAGATGCAACCTGTTAAAGGATATTAAAATGAAAACTAACTCACAGATACTAATCCACTAGGAAATGGACATAATATACTTTTGATTAAGGACTAGTAAGAAAAGGATGACATAGTTAATCTGCATATGTAGAATCAAACTAGTTTGATATGCTcttgtttctttatttttgtgaGATACAGGGCACGCTATATGGTAAATttggaaaaagttaaacatgcTCCTATTCCAACGCATTAACGCAAGTCAtggttttgaaaatataatgtCATCTTGCATCAGAACTATCAATAATGGCCAATTAAAAGTGCAAAAATCCACAGATAACAACAAATAAGTAATGCAAATAAAACTTATGAAATTCTGATGCCCACCTGCTTAATGGCACTTGTGGCAGTGTCTCCATTCTGTAGACCCTTGAGATGAGGAAGTGTTGGAGAATACCCATCAACAACATCTGCAAGGGGACTCCAGCGGATTGGATCCTGCAAAATGAGAAGTCCATAAGCAATTCTGCCTTGTACTTTCCACTTGATCtgttttacataattaaatagctatcttCATCTAACAGAAAGGTATCTGACACACCTCACCACCTTCTCCTGAGTTAGATTTCCCTCCTATTCTATTCATTGCAATTGCAATAGCTTCATGTGTTTCTCTGGAAATGGCTCCAAGGGACATTCCACCTGTACAAAATCGCTCAACGATGGAGGTTGCAGGCTCAACTTTGCCGATGGGAATAGGGGCACGATCACTCTTCAATTCTAGAAGATCTCGAAGAACCTGCGGTGTAAAAGATATGGTGGTGAACCAAATGAAATACTAAAGGTACTGTGTATTGGGATTAAGCATCACTAACATTGACAGGACGGCTTGCAAGATGTTGTTGGTAGACGGTGTATGCATTATCACTTTTTTCACGAACTGCTTTGTGCAGAAGCTTTGACATCTCAGGGTTATTTGCATGATATTCACCTGTTTAGAATATAGAAAAGCACCAAATCTCAGTACTAAACAACAAGAGAATCATGCACAAGGTACATGAGCTGATAAACTTCATAAATAAGAAGCAATCCCCAAGCATCAACTATAAGAGATCTTATTGGGTAAACTTAAGAGGGTGTTGTCAGTTCTATCGGGCCTAAGTCAGTTTTTTAAGCAACTAAGATCTACTACTGCTGGCCGCCAGcctctttgttttattaaaaaaataggtgtTTCAGTTTTCACccttacatgttttttttaatcaaatccAGGATCGCATGTCTGGTACATCCCTTTCAATAGAACACAGGAATTTCTAAGACTACAAAACATCAGTTAATAGTACCACGGCATTTGACAGGAGAGGAGGGTGCATGAAAACATTTTCTTATTGGTGATTTTCTAGACAGGGGCAACCAAACTTAGAATCACAGATAAGCAGTGCCTTAGTATGTCAATCTGTcagatataaaaagaaaaacacatgatCTGTAGAAAATCATATATCAGATCATtaattgatgtttttgattgaggAAATAGCAGAACAGAGAGAAATAACTCATAAAACCTATATTTGTGAATATTGATGAGTTAGATGCTACCTCCAGGTCTggattgaatgaatccaaagTTCTCTAGCCTCTTGGCAGTATCTTCTGAGAACGCCTTCACCCAGAATGATAATGTTTCTCTACCCAGCTTTACAAAAAAACAGGGTAGCGTCAGAAGTATCAGCAGGTAACCCAGAATAGCGATAATCTAAATTCACTCCTAAATATACAATGTGACaaggaaattaaataatctgTGAGACAAAGGGATGAGAACATGTATGCTTGTATGGTGTTCAAGTGACTTAAAGCAGCATACtggaaatttttaaattacctCATCAAGGGTGAGACCTCCAATTTTCGATACACTTCCACAGAAGGCAAGATCAACAACCTCTTGACCCAGGCCATAAATTTCAAAGATTTGGGCTCCACAATAACTATCCAAAAAAAGAGGATGCTTAAAGACATTGCAGAAGTAGTTCGCAGTTTACAAGAATGGGATCATAATTCTGTCACACTAAGGGAATATAAACAAACCTTGAGAGCAATGATATTCCCATTTTTGAAAGAATCTTGAGCAGGCCAGATCTTACTGCCtgaaaacataaattaattgaCAATGAATGTAAAATGAAATATGAAGTACTAGCTACAAGCCTACAAGTGCAACAGGGATAACTCATTCACAATTTAGAGAACTTTAACATGAGGGAATGGATCTTAATACAACAGCATGCAACAAACTCAAAATGTAGAAATCATACCTTGATAAAGTTTCTTTGGGCTTGCTCTATGGTCACCGTGGGCATCTTTCCATTCCGCATCAAATTAACAGTTTTGTTGCTCAGCCTCCATTGCCGGCACGTTTCTAGTGCTAGATACGGACATATAGCACTAGTGCACAAAATAAGAATTAATATTAGTAAATCTAAAAGTAGGGGCAACACTGTTAATTTAAAACTATCTGGTTCCTAGAGGAACTAAGCAGGATTAGAATGCAAGTGAAGCAAATATAAGTAATGAACTGGTGGATGTTGAAAGAAATCCATGTTGACAACAAAGTCATACCTAGCTCCATATCCAATCAAGCAGGCAAACTGATGGGTGCTAAAACACTGAGCAGTATCAGCAACAATCGAAGCAGACATCCGGAGGCCATTTTGAATCAAATGCTGGTGGATGGCACCAACAGCTAGAAGTATCGGGATGGCAGGACGAGTTGGTTCCTACATCATCCAGTAAGTTAATACTGCAATCTAGGAAGCATAACTAAAGCAAAAAGGGAAATTCTAtccaattttatatttcattttacTAGCAAATAAATGGAACAAAAGAACTTTGCATATGGAGAGACAATAAATAGGTGGATTAGCATATGGTCATGAAATTATCATGCTACGTAGTTTCCTGTAAATTTGAGTTCCTTATCGTTACAAAATGCTACACATTTAAACTATGAGagtaaggccgtgttcggcattGGGGgtggtaagttaatttaccccgcacagaaaacgtagtaatagattagtacatgattaattaattattaaaaaatataaaatagattaatatgattttttttaaaaaagctttcctatagaaaatttttgcaaaaagtacaccgtttagtagcttgggaagcgtgcgtgcggaaaacgagaaaaaCTAGATCAGATAACTTGTTGCCGAACGGGGCCGAAGTAATGCTcccaacaaaaatataactagGAAAGTAACATACAAATTGTAGATATTTAAGACTACCGAGGTACCGCATCATGGATGTAAGATTGTAACTATTATGGAGTTCCAATAAGAATGATTGATACTTCTTATTCATTAATAAACAGATgaacaaagaaacaaaacacaaaaaatctTATGCCGCATCTGTAAATGTGTTAAATAAAGATGTCTTAGCCAACaaagaatttgaaaatatcacAGCTTTTACGTAAAATGCTAGGATATTAAAATGTCAGAAACAACTCACAAGTGCTTCAGAACGATCAGAAAGCACAAGAAGTTGAGAACCATTCCTCACAGCAGCATCAGCTTCATCACAAAGAGCCTTAATTGCCTTATCAAGGGAACCATCTAGACCTTTTCGGATATCGAAGTATGTCAAGAGTACTTTAGGCTTAAGTTTTGAGTCATTCAAAAGTGAATCTAGTTCACCTTCATTAAGCACAGGACTTGATAAGGTAACCTGAAATTTCAAAATGATGGTGTCTATATACCCGAtgaatttcaaaaataaaaaatttcatcaaAAGAACTTACCTGATCAGCATTTTCAGGGCCAACTTCCAAGATATTGCGTCTTTTACCAATATTGACTTCAAGAGACATAACTAAACCTTCTCTGAGGGGATCAATAGCAGGATTTGTAACCTAGAAATGGGATGAAATATATTATGTCCAGCAGAAGGCAGAATTTCATCTgctgataattatttttgtaatagGAGAACAGTCCATCATTGTGCGTAACTAACAGTTGAAACACCAGTTGCACAGAAATATACAGTATCCAAAAATGAGAAAAGCACTTTACGAATTCAACGAGTTGACTGACATAATATCAGCAAGGATTTGCTTACTTGTGCAAACCGCTGTTTGAAATAATCAAATAGCAGGTGTGGCTTTTGTGACAACACGGCTAATGGAATGTCATCGCCCATACAAAATGTTGGCTCCTTCCCTTGTGAAGCCATTGTTTCAATTACCATCTGAACATCTTCACTGGAATACCCAAAGGCCCTGAAGAAGAGACAATAATCTCAAATTAAATGCCGAGCCTAAGTGATCATCTAACACATAGGCTTCATGTCTCGTCAATTTTTCTGTGCTGCAATGATACTCTGATCTACAGAAAATAGGCAAGTTGCACACATGGAGCACATACCAAAACCAGCCAAATTTATTGAAAGTAgtatttctgggcatgacatcGTACCA includes:
- the LOC102718939 gene encoding ferredoxin-dependent glutamate synthase, chloroplastic, whose translation is MATLPRAAPGPSPAAAALLPLPRAAPLLAGRAAARSAARRLRARGTRGPALAAARRGWGVSSPRAVLDLPRREAAGKPVQKAADLNDILSERGACGVGFVANLKNEPSFNIVRDALVALGCMEHRGGCGADNDSGDGSGLMSGIPWDLFDDWANKQGLAPLDRKNTGVGMVFLPQDENSMEEAKAVVEKVFTDEGLEVLGWRPVPFNVSVVGRYAKETMPNIQQVFVKVAKEDNADDIERELYICRKLIERATKSASWADELYFCSLSSRTVVYKGMLRSEILGQFYLDLQNELYKSPFAIYHRRYSTNTSPRWPLAQPMRLLGHNGEINTIQGNLNWMRSRESTLQSPVWRGREHEIRPFGDPKASDSANLDSTAELLLRSGRSPAEALMILVPEAYKNHPTLSIKYPEVIDFYDYYKGQMEAWDGPALLLFSDGRTVGACLDRNGLRPARYWRTSDDFVYVASEVGVIPMDESKVVMKGRLGPGMMITVDLQTGQVLENTEVKKSVASVNPYGSWLQQSTRSIKPVNFQSSVAMDNETVLRHQQAFGYSSEDVQMVIETMASQGKEPTFCMGDDIPLAVLSQKPHLLFDYFKQRFAQVTNPAIDPLREGLVMSLEVNIGKRRNILEVGPENADQVTLSSPVLNEGELDSLLNDSKLKPKVLLTYFDIRKGLDGSLDKAIKALCDEADAAVRNGSQLLVLSDRSEALEPTRPAIPILLAVGAIHQHLIQNGLRMSASIVADTAQCFSTHQFACLIGYGASAICPYLALETCRQWRLSNKTVNLMRNGKMPTVTIEQAQRNFIKAVRSGLLKILSKMGISLLSSYCGAQIFEIYGLGQEVVDLAFCGSVSKIGGLTLDELGRETLSFWVKAFSEDTAKRLENFGFIQSRPGGEYHANNPEMSKLLHKAVREKSDNAYTVYQQHLASRPVNVLRDLLELKSDRAPIPIGKVEPATSIVERFCTGGMSLGAISRETHEAIAIAMNRIGGKSNSGEGGEDPIRWSPLADVVDGYSPTLPHLKGLQNGDTATSAIKQVASGRFGVTPTFLVNAEQIEIKIAQGAKPGEGGQLPGKKVSAYIARLRNSKPGVPLISPPPHHDIYSIEDLAQLIYDLHQINPKAKVSVKLVAEAGIGTVASGVSKGNADIIQISGHDGGTGASPISSIKHAGGPWELGLSETHQTLIQNGLRERVVLRVDGGFRSGLDVLMAATMGADEYGFGSVAMIATGCVMARICHTNNCPVGVASQREELRARFPGVPGDLVNYFLFVAEEVRATLAQLGFEKLDDIIGRTDLLKAKHVSLAKTQHIDLKYLLSSAGLPKWSSSQIRSQEVHTNGPILDETILADPDITDAIENEKEVSKTFQIYNVDRAVCGRVAGVIAKKYGDTGFAGQLNITFTGSAGQSFGCFLTPGMNIRLVGEANDYVGKGMAGGELVVVPVDKTGFVPEDAAIVGNTCLYGATGGQVFVRGKTGERFAVRNSLGEAVVEGTGDHCCEYMTGGCVVVLGKVGRNVAAGMTGGLAYILDEDDTLVPKVNKEIVKMQRVNAPAGQMQLKSLIEAYVEKTGSEKGAKILREWEAYLPLFWQLVPPSEEDSPEACAEFERVLAKRATTVQSAK